A window of Chryseobacterium aquaeductus genomic DNA:
TTGATGAAAAAAAATAAACACATCCACAAAACCTTTTCTCTCCAAAAAGACCAAACAGATTGTGGTGTGGGATGTCTTCAGTCTTTGGTAAGATATTATGGTGGAGATATTTCCTTAGAAACTTTACGAGAAAAAAGCGGTACTGCCAAAACAGGAACTACACTTTTGGGTTTGTACCAATGTGCCAAAGAAATAGGTTTTGATGCAGAAGGCTGCGAAGCAGATATAGATGCTTTAATAGAGCATAATCAGCCTGTAATTTTACATGTGATTTTAGAAAAAAAATACGAACATTATGTTGTATGTTATTATAGAGATTCTTCTAATAATAATGAATTTCTTATTGGAGATCCTGCCAAAGGTATAGAATATTGGAGCAAAGAAAAACTGGAAGAAGTCTGGGTTTCCAAAACCTGTCTTACTTTGCAACCCAACGAAAGCTTTGAGAAAAAAGAAAAAACCATTTCTGAGAAAAAACAATGGCTTCTAAATTTGATAAAAGAAGATCAAGAATCTATTTATACAATTCTTGTTTTGGGAGTGTTTACAACTTTACTTGGTATGGCAATGTCTATTTTTTCTCAGAAATTGATCGACGATATTTTACCGAAGAGAAAACTAAATGTACTCTTTCTAAGCATTGGTTTTTTAAGTTTTCTTTTATTGGGCAGAATTATCATACAAGCGTTGCGCGATTTTTATATCATCATGCAAAGCAAAGAGTTTAACCAAAGAATTAACAAATCTTTTTTCAGCTCCTTGCTTCATCTTCCTAAGCTTTTTTTTGATACCAGAAAAATAGGAGATTTTGTCGCAAGACTAAACGATACCCAAAGAATACAAAATGTAATAAAACATTTGATTACAAATACTGCTGTAGATATTTTGGGGGTTTTGATTTCCATTGGGTTCTTATTCTATTATTCTTGGAAGTTGGCAGTAATTTGCTTGGTAGTTTCTCCCATTATTTTCTATATTATTTTCAGATTCAACAAAAGAATTATAGCCTCTCAGAAAGAAGTAATGCAATCTTATAGCATCAACGAAGCCAACTATATCGATAGCATAAGAGGAATAGACGTCATAAAAGGCTTCGGAAAACAAGACTTGTTTCTAGAGAAAAATCTATTGATTTTTGGAAACTTTCAAAACAAAATTTTCGATTTAGGAAAGATAAATATTAAAATCACCTTATATTCTGGTTTAGCTTTGGTGGTTTTCCTTGTTACAATTTTGGGGTTTTCGTCTTACAATGTTTTGAACAAACAGATTAAAATAGGTGAAATGATGGCTATTATTGGGATTTCCAGTTCTTTGCTGGGTTCAATTACTAATCTGGCTTTAGTGAGTATTCCTATTCAAGAAGCAAAAGTGGCTTTCGACAGAATGTTTGAATACGCATCAATACCAAAAGAGAAATTGGAAGGACCTGAAATTGAGGATATTCAAAAAATAGAAATCAGACAGCTTGATTTTAGATTCAAAGGACGAAGTAAATTGTTAGAAAATATTACCATTACATTAGAAAAAGCGAAGATCACTTGTCTTCTAGGTGAAAGCGGGAGCGGAAAAACAACATTTACAGAGATTTTGCAGAAGAACTACGAACAAGAAAGTGGCGACATAGTTATCAATAATCATCTTTCCTTAAAAGAAATTTCTACTGAAAATTGGAGAAGCCGTGTCTCAATTGTTCCGCAAAACATACAACTCTTTAACGCAAGTTTTTTAGAAAATATAATTTTAGACCAAAATATTGATGAAAAAAAACTTCAAAATGTTATAAATTTAGGCTTTGAGACGTTTATCAATTCTCTTCCGCAGGGTTTAATGACAATCGTAGGAGAAGAAGGCGTCAATCTGTCCGGAGGTCAAAAACAATTATTAGGTTGGATGAGAGCGCTGTATCATAATCCCCAATTCTTACTTCTTGATGAGCCAACATCTTCATTAGATCAAGAAAATAGAGATTTTATTTACCAACTTATTGCCAAGATCAAAAAAGATAAAATAATTTTTGTTATCAGTCACAATTTAGAACATTTAGAAGAAATTTCGGATGAAGTATTGTATTTAAAAGGAAAGAGAATTTCAAGATTTAAATAAAGTTTTTTTTTAGTTAAATCTTTCATAAAATCATTGACTATATTATTGTAAGTTTATCAAAAAAACTATTTTTGCGTAATTATTCAAAATCAAAAATGAAATCTAAGATTCAATCATTCAAAAAAAATACTATTACACTAATGATTAAAAAATATCTTTTGTTGTTTGTCATTGCAATATTTGCAGTGTCTTGTTCAAAAAAAGTTGAAGTAAAAGGAAAAATTGCAGGAAGTGCTCCATTAGAAAGAGTAGAATTTGTTGAGGCTTCGGGTGTTGCCACTTTACCTTTAATTAATATGGGCCTAGATAAAGACGGTAATTTTACCGGAACTTTCGAAGCTCCTAAAAACGGAATGTATGTCATTAATTATGCAGGAAAGCAGAATTTAATTTACCTGAAAGGAGGTCAAACTTTAAATATCTCAGGAAGTGCTGCCACGTTCCCGGGTGAATATGTAGTGACTGGTGATGCCAAAAACGATAACGATTTTTTCCAGGCTTGTCAGAAGTTTCTTTCTACTTACGGTCAGACTGTAAATATTCAGGAATTGTCTACGGGTGACGAAGCAAAGTATCTGAAAGGTATGCAGAAGATTGAAGCCGACATCAACAAAAATATCGATGAGAATGTAAAAAAATACAATCCAGGTAAAGATGTTGTAAAGTGGAAAGAGATGGATGCTAAAACTGCTATTCTTAATTTGCTTGTAAATTATGAAATGACTAAGAAGCAAATGTCTGGAAATCCTTCTTTTAAATTAGGAAAGGCATTTACAGATTATGAAAATAAATTAAAAGAGAATAATGACGAAATGGTGAAATTAAGCCCTTTCTACAGACAATATCTTTTGACTAAAATGAGTCCGGGATTCCAAAAATTTGCCGAGGCAAAAAGTAAAGGGAAGACTGATATTACGACTTCAGAATTATTCAATGATTATTTGAAAACTCAAAAGGAAGTTTCTCAGGTAACCAAAGATTATTTGCTAGCGTTTGTAATGGCTCAGTCTGACATCAGCCCTCAGACTCCGGCAAAAACAAGTGACAAAATCAAGAAAATCATTGAAGAAGATATTAAAGATGCTGGTGTAAAAGCTGATGTGAAAAGAATGCAGTTTACCATCAACGGATTTAAGATTGGTGATGATGCTCCTGAAGCTTCATTAGTAAAAGCAGATGGCTCGGCTTACAAATTAAATGAAAACAAGGGGAAACCTTACGTGTTAGTTTTCTATGCATCATGGAATCCTTACATCGCCGAAGGTACTGTACCTGTATTGAAAGAAGTAGTTAATTTCTATAAGTCTAAAATGAATTTCGTATTTGTAAATCTTGATGATACGAAGGAGCAGTTTACAAAAACAAGCAATGCAATGATGAAAGGAATTCAAGGTACAAATGTTTATGCAGAAGGAGGATTAAACTCTGATATTGCTAAAAAATATGGTGTGTACGGATTTAAATTGCCAAACTTCATCGTAGTAGACAAAAACGGTAAAGTTGCCAGCAGATCTTTTGTTAATTTAGGAGATGCAGACTTGATTACGATTTTGGATAAACAAACAGGTCTTTCTGCGCCAAAGGTTGCTCCTCAGCAGCAAATGATGCCTCAGATGAATATGGATCCTTCAGCTCAGCCAGCTCCTCCAGTTCAGGAAGCTCCTCAGCCAGCTCAGACAAAATAATAAAACTTACACAATAGAAAAAACCTTGTCTCCGGATAAGGTTTTTTTTTAGCGTATTTTTGCAAAGTTAAACCGAAAGGTAGATCTGGATAGTATAAAAATAGAAAATTTTCGGAAGTTAAAATAGAAAGTAAATTCCGTACCGATAGAAATTGATATGAAAAAGAAGAAAGACGTAATTCTTGAAAATATAAAACTTTTAACCGCCGGAGCAAAAGGCGTTGCCATTGGAAAAACCGAAGAAGGGAAAACTGTTTTGGTTTCCGGAGGCATACCGGGAGATGTGGTGAATGTAAGAGTGAAAAAATCAAAATCAAATTATATTGAGGGTGAAGCAAAAGAAATTGTAGAAAAATCACCATTCAGAGTAGAGCCGAAATGTATTCATTTTGGGACTTGCGGAGGTTGTAAGTGGCAGAATATGAGCTATGAAAAACAACTAGATTTTAAACAGCAAGAAGTTTACAATAATATAAAAAGAATCGGTGGAATTGATGATTTTGAAACCGTTCCGATTTTAGGTGCAGAAGAGCAATACTTCTACAGAAACAAAATGGAGTTTTCTTTTTCTAATGCAAGATGGCTGACTCAGTACGAAATCAGTTCCGAAGAAAATTATGGCAGCAGAGATGCACTTGGTTTTCACATTCCCGGGATGTGGAGCAAAATTCTTGACTTGAAAGAATGTTGGTTACAAGAAGATCCTTCTAATGCGATTCGTTTAGCCGTAAGAAATTTCGGAGTTGAAAATAGTTTAGACTTTTTCGATGTGAGAGAACAGAAAGGTTTTCTAAGAACTTTGATGATGAGACAAAATTCCAAAGGAGAATGGATGGTTTTATTTCAATTGTATAGAGAAGAAAAAGCAAACAGAGCAAAACTTTTCGATTATCTGCTAGAGCAATTTCCACAGATCAAAACTTTGGTATATGCCATCAATCCTAAACAAAATGATTCTATTTACGATTTGAATGTAAATACTTATTTCGGTGAAGGATTTTTAATGGAAGAAATGGATGGACTGAAATTCAAAATCGGCACGAAATCATTCTTTCAGACCAATTACAAACAGGCTTTAGAACTATACAGAAAAACCCTTGAATTTGCTGATTTGAAAGGTGATGAAATCGTGTACGATTTATATACCGGAACCGGAACAATCGCACAATACGTTGCAAGAAATGCGAAACATGTAATAGGTATTGAATCTGTTCAGGAAGCGATTGACGCAGCCATCGAACACGCAGAATTAAACGGTTTGACTAATACTACTTTCTACTGTGGTGATATGAAAAATGTCTTCAATGATGAATTTATGGAAAATCATCCGAAAGCTGATGTTTTGATTACCGATCCGCCAAGAGATGGAATGCACCAGAAAGTTGTAGAGCAAATCTTAAAACTGGCACCAGAAAAAGTAGTGTATGTAAGTTGTAACTCGGCAACGCAGGCGAGAGATATTGCGCTAATGAAAGATCATTATACTTTGGTAAAGATTTTACCTGTAGATATGTTCCCGCAGACACATCATGTGGAGAATATAGCGTTATTGGTAAAGAAATAATTATTTAAATTTGAACATACAAATCAAATATTGATATGATAAAGAACTGTAAAGTATTTTTTTTATTAGCATTTCTAATTTTTAGTGAGCAAAATTTATTTTCACAAGAAAAAGGAAAAGATTCTGCAGCTGTGAAAACAGATACTGCGAAGGTGAAAAAAGATGATAAAAAGAAAGCACTGATAAAACCTTTTAAGGAAATTATTACCGATAAAGCGATTTCAGATGAAGGTGTTTTTACAGTTCATAAAGTAGACGATAAGTATTATTTTGAAATTCCTGATGCCATGCTGAAAAAGGAATTTCTTCTTGTAACGCGATTAACGAAAGCTGCCGCAGGAATGCGTTCGGGTACTTCAGGATATGCAGGAGACCAAATCGGTCAACAGGTAATTGCTTTTGAAAAAGGGCAGAAAGATAAAATTTTGCTAAGATCAATTTCTCATGTAGATTATGCAAGAGATTCTACTTCAGATATGTACAATTCTGTAACGAGAAATAATGTGCAGTCTATCATCAAATCTTTTGATGTAAAAGCTTACGGTCTCAAAAAGAATTCGTCTGTTATTGAAGTGACAGATGTTTTAAATACTGATAATGAATTAACTTCTTTTTCGGTTTGGTCTAAGGACAATTACAGAGTCGGAGTTTTTCAGAAAGATATGTCATTTGTAAATTTCGTTAAATCTTTCCCGACTAATATTGAAATCAACACGACAAAAACTTTCGCTAGAACGTTAGGAGCGCCTGTTACTCCTGCAATTTCGGGAAGGCCAGCTCCAAAAGTGAGTGGAAATTATACGGTAGAAATCAATTCTTCATTTGTACTTCTTCCGGAAAATAAAATGCAGTCTAGATATTTTGATCCGAGAGTTGGATATTTTACTGTAGGATATACAGATTTCGATCTCGACCCTCAAGGTGTAAAAAAGATTTCTTTAGTTAAAAGATGGCGTCTTGAGCCAAAGCCTCAAGATGTAGAAAAATACAACAGAGGTGAATTGGTAGAACCTGCAAAACCAATTATATTTTATATTGATCCTGCCACGCCTAAAAAATGGGTTCCTTATTTAATACAAGGTGTGAATGATTGGCAGAAAGCTTTTGAAAAAGCTGGTTTCAAAAATGCAATTGTTGCAAAAGTTCCTGATCTTAAGGTTGATACAGAATGGAGTTTGGAAGATGCAAGATTTTCTGCAATAGTTTATAAACCTTCAGATGTTCCGAATGCTTCAGGGCCATCAATCGCAGATCCTCGAACAGGTGAAATTCTTGAAAGTCATATCAATTGGTATCATAATGTAATGATGCTTTTGAGAAACTGGTATTTTGTACAGGCTGCTCCGAATGATCCAAGAGCAAGAAAAATTGAATTTGAAGATAAATTAATGGGTGAGCTTATTCGTTTTGTTTCTTCTCATGAAGTTGGTCATACTTTAGGTTTAAGGCACAATTATGGTTCAAGTTCAACGGTTCCTGTTGAAAAATTGAGAGATAAAAAATGGTTGGAGAAAAATGGGCACACTCCTTCAATTATGGATTATGCAAGATTTAATTATGTTGCACAGCCTGAAGATAATATTGGTGATGCCGGAATTTTCCCTAGAATTGGAGATTACGACGATTGGGCAATCGAGTGGGGATACAAAAGATTTAATCAGTTTAAAACTCCTGATGCTGAGAAAGAATTTTTGAACCAATGGGTGATAAAAAATCTTAAAAACGAAAGACTTTGGTTTGGTACAGAAAGTAATCCTTTAGATCCAAGATCCCAAAGCGAGCAAGTAGGAGATAATGCAATGATCGCAAGTACTTACGGTATCAAAAATTTACAAAGAATTGTCGATAATTTAGAAAACTGGACGAAAACTCCCAATGAAGATTATGCAAATCTTGATATGATGTACGATCAGGTAACTTCTCAGTTTAAGAGATATTTAGGTCACGTTTCAAAATATAT
This region includes:
- a CDS encoding peptidase domain-containing ABC transporter; the encoded protein is MKKNKHIHKTFSLQKDQTDCGVGCLQSLVRYYGGDISLETLREKSGTAKTGTTLLGLYQCAKEIGFDAEGCEADIDALIEHNQPVILHVILEKKYEHYVVCYYRDSSNNNEFLIGDPAKGIEYWSKEKLEEVWVSKTCLTLQPNESFEKKEKTISEKKQWLLNLIKEDQESIYTILVLGVFTTLLGMAMSIFSQKLIDDILPKRKLNVLFLSIGFLSFLLLGRIIIQALRDFYIIMQSKEFNQRINKSFFSSLLHLPKLFFDTRKIGDFVARLNDTQRIQNVIKHLITNTAVDILGVLISIGFLFYYSWKLAVICLVVSPIIFYIIFRFNKRIIASQKEVMQSYSINEANYIDSIRGIDVIKGFGKQDLFLEKNLLIFGNFQNKIFDLGKINIKITLYSGLALVVFLVTILGFSSYNVLNKQIKIGEMMAIIGISSSLLGSITNLALVSIPIQEAKVAFDRMFEYASIPKEKLEGPEIEDIQKIEIRQLDFRFKGRSKLLENITITLEKAKITCLLGESGSGKTTFTEILQKNYEQESGDIVINNHLSLKEISTENWRSRVSIVPQNIQLFNASFLENIILDQNIDEKKLQNVINLGFETFINSLPQGLMTIVGEEGVNLSGGQKQLLGWMRALYHNPQFLLLDEPTSSLDQENRDFIYQLIAKIKKDKIIFVISHNLEHLEEISDEVLYLKGKRISRFK
- a CDS encoding TlpA family protein disulfide reductase, translating into MIKKYLLLFVIAIFAVSCSKKVEVKGKIAGSAPLERVEFVEASGVATLPLINMGLDKDGNFTGTFEAPKNGMYVINYAGKQNLIYLKGGQTLNISGSAATFPGEYVVTGDAKNDNDFFQACQKFLSTYGQTVNIQELSTGDEAKYLKGMQKIEADINKNIDENVKKYNPGKDVVKWKEMDAKTAILNLLVNYEMTKKQMSGNPSFKLGKAFTDYENKLKENNDEMVKLSPFYRQYLLTKMSPGFQKFAEAKSKGKTDITTSELFNDYLKTQKEVSQVTKDYLLAFVMAQSDISPQTPAKTSDKIKKIIEEDIKDAGVKADVKRMQFTINGFKIGDDAPEASLVKADGSAYKLNENKGKPYVLVFYASWNPYIAEGTVPVLKEVVNFYKSKMNFVFVNLDDTKEQFTKTSNAMMKGIQGTNVYAEGGLNSDIAKKYGVYGFKLPNFIVVDKNGKVASRSFVNLGDADLITILDKQTGLSAPKVAPQQQMMPQMNMDPSAQPAPPVQEAPQPAQTK
- the rlmD gene encoding 23S rRNA (uracil(1939)-C(5))-methyltransferase RlmD codes for the protein MKKKKDVILENIKLLTAGAKGVAIGKTEEGKTVLVSGGIPGDVVNVRVKKSKSNYIEGEAKEIVEKSPFRVEPKCIHFGTCGGCKWQNMSYEKQLDFKQQEVYNNIKRIGGIDDFETVPILGAEEQYFYRNKMEFSFSNARWLTQYEISSEENYGSRDALGFHIPGMWSKILDLKECWLQEDPSNAIRLAVRNFGVENSLDFFDVREQKGFLRTLMMRQNSKGEWMVLFQLYREEKANRAKLFDYLLEQFPQIKTLVYAINPKQNDSIYDLNVNTYFGEGFLMEEMDGLKFKIGTKSFFQTNYKQALELYRKTLEFADLKGDEIVYDLYTGTGTIAQYVARNAKHVIGIESVQEAIDAAIEHAELNGLTNTTFYCGDMKNVFNDEFMENHPKADVLITDPPRDGMHQKVVEQILKLAPEKVVYVSCNSATQARDIALMKDHYTLVKILPVDMFPQTHHVENIALLVKK
- a CDS encoding zinc-dependent metalloprotease — protein: MIKNCKVFFLLAFLIFSEQNLFSQEKGKDSAAVKTDTAKVKKDDKKKALIKPFKEIITDKAISDEGVFTVHKVDDKYYFEIPDAMLKKEFLLVTRLTKAAAGMRSGTSGYAGDQIGQQVIAFEKGQKDKILLRSISHVDYARDSTSDMYNSVTRNNVQSIIKSFDVKAYGLKKNSSVIEVTDVLNTDNELTSFSVWSKDNYRVGVFQKDMSFVNFVKSFPTNIEINTTKTFARTLGAPVTPAISGRPAPKVSGNYTVEINSSFVLLPENKMQSRYFDPRVGYFTVGYTDFDLDPQGVKKISLVKRWRLEPKPQDVEKYNRGELVEPAKPIIFYIDPATPKKWVPYLIQGVNDWQKAFEKAGFKNAIVAKVPDLKVDTEWSLEDARFSAIVYKPSDVPNASGPSIADPRTGEILESHINWYHNVMMLLRNWYFVQAAPNDPRARKIEFEDKLMGELIRFVSSHEVGHTLGLRHNYGSSSTVPVEKLRDKKWLEKNGHTPSIMDYARFNYVAQPEDNIGDAGIFPRIGDYDDWAIEWGYKRFNQFKTPDAEKEFLNQWVIKNLKNERLWFGTESNPLDPRSQSEQVGDNAMIASTYGIKNLQRIVDNLENWTKTPNEDYANLDMMYDQVTSQFKRYLGHVSKYIGGQMETPKTAEQSGVVYEVVAKKDQKEAMKFLNENIFTTPQWLIKKDIFEKTGKTPVKTVEEIQNGVLGRILSPMVLQNIYQMEAIEPNTYSVIELLSDLNTSILKKDNVDIYNRNLERNYIDSLIKLVDSKTSDKSDISALVRGNLNTIKKELSAKSTSDLVNKYHYEDLVFRIEKALDPK